CAGGCCGACGATGTTGTGTTGATACACCTGCTCATGCGGCAGATGCCCATTGGAAAGCCGAGAGATGGGGATGACGTCCCTTCAAGTCAAGCCGAGCAGGAGAGCCGGGTTGAACCGTCGTAATCCCGTCCAGACCGAAGGTCGCTCAGAGAGCACCCAGGCACCACGCTAGAATGGACTTCTGCGCATGGAGGCGGTTTTCCGCTTCGTCGAAAACAACGGACTGCGGACCGTCGATAACTTCGTCCGTCACCTCCTCGCCGCGGTGGGCCGGAAGGCAATGCATGAAGAGGGCGTCGCTTTTCGCCTTCGACATCAACTGTTCGTTGACCTGGAAAGGCTGGAAGATATTGTGACCACGCGCCTTGTGTTCCTGGTTCATGGACACCCAGGTGTCGGTCACGACCATGTCTGCGCCGCTTACCGCTCGCTCTGCCTCATGGCAGAGCATGATCTCGCCGCCATTATTGCGCGACCAGTTCAAGTATTTGTCCAGCGGCTCAGAGCCCAATGGAACCGCCATATTCATGCGATATCCAAAGCGGGCAGCTCCCTCGACGAAGGAATGCAGCACGTTGTTACCATCGCCGGTCCAGGCAAATGTCTTGCCGGTGACAGGCCCACGATGCTCTTCAAAGGTCAGGAGATCGGCCATGATCTGGCAGGGATGCGTTTCATCCGTCAGGCCGTTGATGACCGGAACAGTGGCATGCTCTGCCAATTCCAGCAACCGCTTGTGATCTGTCGTGCGGATCATGATCGCATCGACGTAGCGCGAAAGAACCTTTGCGGTGTCGCCGATGGTTTCCGCGCGCCCCAGCTGCATTTCGGTACCGGAGAGGAAAAGCGTTTCGCCGCCAAGCTGGCGCATTCCGACATCAAAGGAGACGCGTGTGCGCGTGGACGGCTTTTCAAAGATCATGGCGAGCATCTTGCCCGCGAGCGGCTTGTCCGCAGTTCCTGCCTTCGTTGCCTGTTTGCGCGTGCGTGCATCATCCAGGATAGAACGCAGTTCGTTGGAGGAAACGGCCGAGAAATCGAGAAAATGCTTTGCCATGATGCGATCAATCCATCGGGGCGCCATCCGGCGGCCCTTTTCGTTTCAAAAACCCAGGTTCAAGCTGACTTCTTCAACTGGTCCCGTTGCAACTTCTCAGCGGCGCGCTCGATACGGGCAATACCCTCCCGCGCCTCTTCGGCTGTTACAACGAGCGGCGGCAGAAGGCGAATGACGTTGTCGCCTGCCGGTACTCCCAGCAGGTGCTCGTCACGCATGGCAGTCGCAAGTTCCCCAGCTGGAACGACGGCCTTGATGCCCAGCATCAGGCCCTCGCCGCGGATCTCTTCGATCACGCCGGGGAACCGGTCCTTCAACGCCGCAAGACCTTGCCGGAAAACGAGGGCGACATCTCGAACATTCTGCAGGAAGCCTTCCTCAAGGACGACATCGAGCACGGCATTCCCCACGGCCATGGCAAGCGGATTGCCGCCATAGGTCGTTCCATGCACGCCAGGCTTCATGCCGGACGCCGCTTCAGCCGTTGCAAGGCAGGCGCCGAAAGGAAAACCGCCGCCAATGCCCTTGGCGACTGCCATGATGTCTGGCGTCACGCCAGACCACTCATAGGCGAAGAACTTGCCGGTACGTCCAACGCCGGTCTGGACCTCATCGAACATGAGCAGGAGGCCATGCTCGTCACACAGATCGCGCAGTGTCTTCAGAAACTCCTTTTCGACCACACGAATACCGCCCTCACCCTGGATCGGTTCGATCAGGATAGCGGCAGTGTTCTCGGTAATCGCAGCCTTCAGTGCGTCCAGATTGCCGAAGGGAACCTGGTCGAAGCCCGGCGCCTTTGGTCCGAAGCCTTCCAGATACTTTTCCTGGCCACCTGCGGCGATGGTCGCAATCGTACGACCGTGGAACGCGCCCTCGAAGGTGATGATGTGGAATTTCTCCGCATGGCCCTTTGAATAGTGATAGCGACGCGCGGTCTTGATGGCGCATTCGAGCGCTTCAGCACCCGAGTTGGTGAAGAACACCTTGTCGGCAAAGGTCGCATCGACCAGACGGCGCGCGAGACGCTCCTGATCCGGAATTTCATAGAGGTTCGACAGATGCCAGACCTTCTCAGCCTGCGATTTCAGCGTCTCAACCAGATGCGGGTTGGAATGACCGCACGAGGTGACGGCAACGCCCGCACCAAAATCGAGATATCGCTCTCCCGTTTCCGTCACGAGCCAGACGCCCTCACCGCGCACGAAGCGCAATGGAGCCCTTGCAAACGTGTCGAAAAGCGCGGCTTCAGCCATGGCGACATCACTCCTTGAGGCAAAAAATCCAACCGGCGGTGGCATGCGCCACCAGAAATCAAAATGCCGCCCCAAAGGACGGCGTCGGCACTATCCGCATTTAGCTACTCCCTGTCAACAAAAGCGTTGATTCACAGCGGAAAACGGCGACAAAGGCGGCTTGACTGCCACTCAACTCTCTGTGGCAAAAATGACTCGCCTTTCAAGCAAGTTGGGGAAAACCCGGAAATCGATTCGCAGCGATTCCGCCGACTCTTGTCAGCGAGTCCGGCGCCCATTAGGTTAATCATCAATTACTAGACTGCATGCGGCGGAACTAGTCACCAAAAGTATAGATATAGTATGCGCGGCGAATTACTTTCGCCGTAACGGTGAGAGATTCTGTCTTCTAATGCGTGCTCAAGGCGGAGAGACTGCATGAACTGGACAGACGAACGCGTCGAGAAGTTGAAACGGCTATGGGCCGAAGGCCTGAGCGCGAGCCAGATTGCCGCACAGCTGGGTGGCGTCAGCCGCAATGCCGTGATTGGCAAGGTGCACCGTCTCAACCTCCCTGGTCGCGTGAAGGCAGGCGGTCCGGCCACCCCGACCCGCGCTCCAAAGCGTCCTGCGGCACCGCCCGCGGCACGGCCAGCAACTTTCGCTGCAAGGCCAACGTCCGCGCCTGCGCCGGCAAACCGTTCGGTTCCTCGTCCGGCCAATATCATTTCCTCGACAGACAACATGGACATTACTGTCCTTGAGCCGACGGAACTGGTGCCGGTCAATGATCGTGCAATGCCCGAGGCGCGTCGCCTGGTCCTGACCGAGTTGACGGAGCGCACCTGCAAGTGGCCGGTAGGCGATCCTTTGAAGGAAGACTTTCACTTCTGCGGCGCAGAAGCCTGTGATGGCTCGCCCTACTGCAAGTACCACGCCCGCATGGCCTACCAGCCTGTGACGGAGCGCCGGAGAGCGGCAAATGCCGTTTCCCGCGGCTGATCGTTAGACACATCCAGGTTTTCGAAAAACGGGCCGCGCGCCCGTTTTTTTGTACCTTGTCCTTGGGCAACAAAAAACCCGGCCTTCGCCGGGCCTGTTCGTCTCGATCCTGGAGAGCCTCTCAGGATTCCATAGAGTAGCCGGCACCGCGAACCGTGCGGATGACATCCTGCATGTTCGAGAAATTCAGGGCCTTGCGCAGGCGCCCGACATGCACATCCACTGTTCGCTCATCCACGTAGATATCGTGACCCCAGACGCCGTCGAGCAACTGCGATCGTGAAAACACACGTCCCGGCGAGGCCATCAGGAACTCCAGCAGGCGAAACTCCGTCGGACCCAACCGCACTTCTCGGCTCTTGCGGTGAACGCGATGCGTTTCCCGATCCAGTTCGATATCACCGCACTTCAGGACGCTGGACAAGACTTCAGGCTTTGCGCGGCGCAGCATGGCTTTGACGCGGGCCATGAGTTCCGGCGTCGAAAAGGGCTTCACGACGTAATCATCGGCGCCGGTTGCGAGGCCACGAACGCGCTCGTTTTCCTCGCCCCGCGCCGTCAGCATGATGATCGGCAGGCGTTCGGTTTCCGCCCGCATGCGCAGCCGGCGGCAGAGTTCGATACCGGATACGCCAGGAAGCATCCAATCCAAGATCAAAAGGTCCGGAACACGTTCCTGTAACCGGATTTCGGCTTCGTCACCCCGCAGAATGGTTTCGACTTCGTAGCCCTCAGACTCAAGATTGTAGCGCAGGAGAACGCTGAGCGCCTCCTCATCTTCGACAACCGCAACTTTCGGCTGCATGGCAATCACTCCGTTCCGGCTTACTCGACGACAGCGCCCAATGTGTTGGAGCTATCGTCCTTGGGACGTTCTCCCTGTGGCTGTGCACCGGTCGCGATGTAATAGATTGTCTCGGCGATGTTGGTCGCATGGTCGCCAATGCGCTCAATGTTCTTCGCGCAGAACAGAAGATGCGTGCAGGTTGTGATGTTGCGGGGATCTTCCATCATGTAGGTCAGAAGCTCGCGAAACAGCGAGGTGTACATGGCATCGATCTCTTCGTCGCGCTGACGGATCGCTTCAGCCTTTTGGGCGGAACGGTTGGCAAACACGTCCAGAACTTCCTTGAGCTGAACCAGCGCCAGTTCGGAAAGATGCTCCAGCCCACGCGCCAGCTTGCGTGGAACGCCGGTGCCCTGAACGGCAATCACACGCTTGGCGTTGTTCTTGCCAAGGTCGCCGACGCGCTCAAGATCAGCCGCGATCCGAAGCGTACCGATGATTTCACGCAGGTCCGCCGCCATCGGCTGGCGCTTGGCAATCGTAACGATGGCCTTTTCCTGAATTTCGCGCTCGGCATTGTCCAGGATGACGTCGTCGGAAATGACCTTCTGAGCGAGAGCGCTATCGCCGTTCACCAAGGCGTGCACGGCATCGGCGCACATTTGTTCGGCCAACCCGCCCATTTCCGAAATGCGTCGATTGAGATACTTCAGCTCTTCATCAAAGGCTGACATGATATGCGATGACATGGAGTTTTCCTCGGATCTGGAGTGTCAGGGACGGTCAGGATCAGTCGGGCTCAGCCGAAGCGGCCCATGATGTAGTCCTGCGTGCGCTGGTCATCCGGGTTGGTGAACATCTTGTCGGTATCGTTTTCTTCCACCAACTGACCCAGGTGGAACATGGCGGTACGCTGTGATACGCGCGCCGCCTGCTGCATCGAATGCGTCACGATGACGATCGTATAATTGCTGCGCAACTCATGGATCAGTTCTTCCACCTTGGCCGTGGCAATCGGATCGAGTGCCGAGCATGGCTCGTCCATCAGGATCACTTCAGGCGATACGGCGATGGCACGGGCAATGCAGAGGCGCTGCTGCTGGCCGCCGGAAAGACCGGTTCCGGACTCCTGCAGGCGATCCTTCACTTCGTTCCACAAGCCGGCGCGCTGGAGGCTCGCCTCAACGATCTGGTCCATATCGGCTTTCGAGCGGGCAAGGCCGTGGATCCGTGGGCCGTAGGAAATGTTCTCGTAGATCGACTTCGGGAACGGGTTCGGCTTCTGGAAGACCATGCCGACGCGTGCGCGCAATTCCACGACATCGATGGCGGGGTCATAGATGTCATCGCCATCCAGCGTAATCCGGCCCGTCACCCGGCAGTTGTCGATCGTGTCATTCATGCGGTTCAGTGTCCGCAGGAAAGTCGACTTGCCACATCCCGACGGTCCGATCAGCGCCGTTACCGTGTTCTGCCGCACATTCAGGTTCACGTCGAACAAGGCACGCTTCTCCCCGTAATAGACGGAGACGTCCTTGCCGATCATCTTGTAGGAAAGGTCATTCATTCTCTGATCCAGCGCCTTTTCAACTGCTGCTTCGGTCATCATGTTCATAGAACCGTCTCCTTGGCTACCAGCGCCGCTCGAACCGGCGCCGCAAGAGGATCGCGCCGACATTCATGACAATGAGGAAGAGGAGCAGAATGATGATTGCTCCGGATGTGCGTTCGACGAAGGCGCGTTCCGCCTCGTTCGCCCACATGTAGATCTGCACCGGCAGCGCCGTCGACGGGTCCATCGGGGTCGTCGGGAAATTGGCCACGAAGGCGACCATACCGATCAGAAGCAGAGGCGCAGTCTCACCCAAAGCGTGCGCCAGGCCGATGATCGTGCCGGTCAGGATGCCCGGCATGGCAAGCGGCAGAACATGGTGGAAAATGGTCTGCATCTTGGAAGCGCCAAGGCCGAGTGCCGCTGCACGGATCGAGGGCGGAACCGCCTTCAGCGCAGCACGGGTCGCAATGATGATGGTCGGAAGCGTCATCAATGTCAGAACGAAACCACCAACCAGCGAGGCCGAACGCGGCAGGCCCATGAAGTTGATGAATACCGCAAGACCCAGCAGACCGTAGACGATGGATGGCACCGCTGCGAGATTGTTGATGTTGACCTCGATCAGATCCGTGAAGCGGTTCTTGGGCGCGAACTCTTCAAGATAGATGGACGCTGCAACGCCGATGGGCAGCGAGAGCACCAGCACGATCAGCATCATGTAGAACGAGCCGATGAGCGCCACACCGACACCGGCTGCCTCCGGACGGCTCGATGCACCGTTGAAGAAGATGCCGGTGTTGAAGTGCTTCGCCAGAGCCCCTGCTTCCGCGAGCTTGTTCATCCAGCCGACCTGCTGGTCCGATACTTTGCGATTTTCCTGCGGGACCGACAGGTTGATCTGGCCTTTGAAGGCAGAGTCGATGTCCCCGGCCGCAAGCAGCGTGACAGTCTTCGTCTTGCCGATGATCGATGGATCCGCAACGACCATGTCACGCAACTGGCTGCGCACGCCGTCCGACAGCATCTGGCCCAGTTCTTTCTGCTTGGCTCTGTCGTTCTGGGCGACACCAAGAGCGTTGGCCAGAGCATTGCGGGCCAGGACGGGATAATTGGCCGTCAGCAGGACCTGCGGATTGCTGGCGCGCTGGCTCTGAGGATCGATGATCTTCTCGGAAAACTCGACTGCAAGCGTGACACCTGTCTGTTGAAATGCGGTGTAGCCCTTGGAAACGACCGACCACAACAGGACGAACAGGAAGATCAGGCCGAACGAAAGCGCGGCAATGCCATAGGCGCGGAACCGACGCTCAGCTGCATACCGCTTCTTCAGTCCAATATCGCGACGCGGTGTGCGTGCCACTGGAGCAGTGGCCGTGGGTGTGACGACCTGGCTCATTCATACTGCTCCCGATATTTGCGCACGATGTAGAGCGCGTAGATGTTGAGGCATAGCGTGATGATAAACAGCGTGATGCCGAGCGCGAAGGCGACGAGCGTTTGCGGCGAGGTGAATTCCAGGTCGCCTGTCAACTGGCTGACGATCTTGACGGTCACGGTCGTCATCGGCTCGAACGGGTTCAACTGGATGCGGGCAGCAACACCGGCGGCGAGGACCACGATCATGGTTTCACCGATGGCACGCGATGCCGTCATCAGGATGGCGCCGACGATACCGGGCAGTGCTGCGGGCAGCACGACACGCTTGATCGTTTCAGACCGTGTTGCACCCAGACCGAGCGAACCGTCTCGCAGCGCCCGCGGCACAGCGGTGATGATGTCATCCGACAGGGAAGAAACGTAGGGGATCAACATGATGCCCATGACGAAACCGGCTGTTAGGACACTTTGCGCCTGGATGAAGTTCGAGTAGTCGCCGGTTGCAAGCCCGTGGATCTGCGAGGAGATATCACGCAGGAAGGGGCCGACAGTCGTCAGAGCAAAGAAGCCGTAGACGATGGTCGGGATACCCGCCAGCACTTCCAGGAGCGGCTTGGTAATGGAGCGCACCCGCTGCGAGGCATATTCCGACATGTAGATTGCCGCGAACAGGCCGATCGGCACCGCAAACAACATGGCGACGAAACCGATATAGAGCGTACCGAGCAGAAGCGGGATCAGGCCGAACTGACCTTCCGATGCCGTCGCTCCCGCTGCTGCGAAGCGGGGATCCCAGACCGTTCCGAAAAAGAACTCATGAGCCGGAACGCGGGCAAAAAAGTGTGTGGCCTCCGTCAGCATCGATGCAATGATGCCGACCGTTGTCAGGATCGCGATGGATGAGGCCACAACGAGGCTGGCCAGGATGACGGATTCGACACGGTTACGGGCGCGGAACCTTGGCGCAATCAGCCGATAGGCAAGTGCGGCACCGCCGACAGCGACAAGCAGGACGGCGATATTGCGCAGCAGATTGCTTCGCGCATTCAAGCTGTTCAGATCGTTCGCGGCCTTGATCATATACGCTTCCGGGTCGCCTGCAATGGCAACACCGCGCGCACCCATGAGATTGCGCAGATCAGCCGGATTGCGTTCGGCCTGGGCCGCTTCTTCGGCAGACAGCGCGCGCATTCCCCGCGCAATGCCTTCAATCATGCCGAAGGACAGGCCCTGGCTTGCCTGCGACTGGGCCTTGACCTCAGCCGGGAACTCACTGCGAATACTGGAATTGATGATGGCTGGCGCGGCAACAAGCCAGACGCCAAGCAGCAGAGCCGCCGGAAGGGCGGACCAGATGGCAACGAAGCTGCCATAGTAGCCGGGCCGCGAGTGCATGCTGGCGGAACGTCCGCCTGCAAGCGCGAGCGCGCGGCGGCTTCCGGCCAGATAGCCGATCATTGCAATTGCCGCTGTGATCAACAGAAGCGTGGAAGTTGTCATAAGATCCCCCGGCTTGCGCCCCAGCGGTTTCAGCTCAGTCGAGCGCCGCGCGCCTCACGTTGAGAGGCCGTACAGAATTCCGGTTAACAGGATACTGAGCCTTCAGAAAAGCCCGTCCGAAGAAATGGAGCCAGTCCCGCCATGAAAGCTGGCTGGCGGAGGGCTGGCGGTTGATCCGCCAGCCCCCGTGACCTGATTACATGGTCTTGCCGGCAGCAAAGTCCTTGCGGACCTGCTCGCGCTGCGCATCAGGAGCGGCAACGAGGCCGTATTCTGCCAACGGGGAGTCAGGGCCGACCATGGCGTCGGAGGTGAAGAACTCAACATATTCCTTCAGACCCGGGATCACGCCCAGATGCGCCTTCTTGACGTAGAAGAACAGCGGACGGGATACCGGATACTTGCCGGAGGAGATAGTTTCAGTCGACGGAACGATGCCCTCGACCGTTGCAACCTTCAGCTTGTCCATGTTGTTTTCGTAGAAGGCGAGACCGAATACGCCGAGGCCGGTCTTGTTGGCCGAGATACGGGCCAGCGTTTCAGTGTAGTCGCCGTCGATATCGACAGCCACGCCGTCCTTGCGGATCGCTACGCACTTGGCAGCTGCCTGCTTGGCATCGGTAATTGCAGCCTTGATGACATCGGCAGCGCCAGCCTTCTTGCAGCCTTCAGCCATGATCTTCTCTTCGAAGACTTCGCGCGTGCCATGCTTGGAGCCCGGGATGTAAGCGGCGATCGGACCCTTCGGCAGGGTCGGGTTGATGTCGGACCAGTTCTTGTAAGGATTGGCGACGAGCTTGCCATCGACCACGACTTCCGCTGCGAGAGCCTTGTAAAGGTCCTTCGGCTCGATCTTCATGTCGCCATTGCCGGAGTCGGCTGCAAATACGATGCCATCGTAACCGATGCGAACTTCCTGGATTTCGGTAACGCCAGCGGCCTTGCAGGCTTCAACTTCGCTCTTGTTGATCGGACGCGAAGAGTTCGCGATGTCGATGGTCGCCTCGCCAACGCCCTTGCAGAATTCCTTGAGGCCAGCGCCCGATCCGCCAGACTCGACGACAGGCGTCTTGAAGTTGGTGAAGGTTTCACCAAAGGTCTCGGCAACAATCTTGGCGTAAGGAAGGACGGTCGAGGAGCCAGCGATCTGGATCTGGTCGCGCGCGGAGGCTGCACCGGCGAATGCAACGGAAGCAACCAAAGCAGCTGCGGTAAGTTTCAGAACGGTCATAATCATCTCCCGATTGGGGCCCGATAGGGGGTTTGAATGGACGCTGCCTTCTGCTGGCTCTTGCTTGGCCAGCACTTCGGCTTGCCTCTCATAGCTGCCGGAGCACAACCCTTTTATGTCAGTTCAATGAAACATTTATGACAGGCTAAATATATGAATTTCCTATTCTTTTTATTCGAAGACCAAGGGCATTATGAAAGTATCGTCAAAATCGGACGGTAAACTCAGTCCCCTTACCCAGTTCCGACCTGACGATCAGACGGGCACGATGCCGGGTAAGGATGTGCTTGACGATTGCAAGACCAAGGCCCGTGCCTTTTTTGGACCGGCTGTCGGCGACGCTCACGCGGTAGAAACGCTCCGTCAAGCGCGGAACATGCTCCGCAGGGATACCGGGCCCGCGGTCGATAACACCGAATTCGACGCGTTCGTTCTCGTCTCGCCGCAGATAGACATCGATGATCTTTCCGTCCTGACCGTATTTGCAGGCATTTTCGACGAGGTTCTCGATGACCTGTACGAGTTCGTCGCGATCGCCTGTCACCTCAACGGCTCCATCGGGGATCTCGAGGCGCATTTCGACGCCGAGATCTTCCGCAAGTGGCGCCAGCGTATCGCAGACATGCCGAACAAGGGGCACCAGATCCAAACGCTTGTCCGGAGCGATGTGGGATTTCACTTCGAGCCGAGAAAGCGACAACAGATCGTCGACCAACCGGCTCATCCGCGTCGCCTGATCCAGCATGATGGCAAGAAAGCGCTCATGCGCTGCCGCATCGCCTTTAGCTGGTCCTTGCAGGGTTTCAATAAAGCCGCGCAAGGAAGCCAGAGGCGTGCGCAGTTCGTGGCTCGCGTTTGCTACGAAATCCGACCGCATCCGATCAAGGCTTCTGAGATCGGAGACATCCCGGAAGGACAAGGCGTAAAGCCGTCCTGGCAAAGCTTCGATTGCAGGGATCGGCGCGATCCGCGCGATATAAACACGCTCGGAGGGAAGACGCTCCGAATGCTCTATCTGGTTCGGCAGATTCGTGCGCATCGTCTCGCGAACCATGTCCAGAATGCCCGGAGAGCGCAGACGTGCCGAGAGGTGCTGACCACGCGCAAGATCGCCAAAGGCTTTCGACGCAGCATTGTTGATGTGCAGGATGTTGCCATCGGCACCGAGCAGGATCACCGGCATGTCGATGGCCTCGAACATGCTTCCAAGCTCGATTGGCGACGGTGGCGCAGGCGTTGCAGGAAGCGCGACAGTCGGTAATTCGATCGGTCTGCTGTCTGCACCCGGAAGCGTCAAGACCGCAAAGAAGAGAAGGATCCAGCTTGCCAGGACAAGTCCGGTAGGCACGTGCGCGAGCAGAGCGACAGTCGCCAGAAGCGTTGCCACGGCGATGACGATCCAGCCCTGTCGCAGGCGCTTGCCGATTCCTTCCATCCAGCTCTGCGCCTCCCCGCTCGATCCCATCTCTACCATCAGTCACCTCCCCGCAACGCGATTGCTGGAGATAGCCGATCCGTATGACAGATATACATTGCGGGTTCGCACGATAAGGAAAAAATGGTTGCGGGACTTGCAAAGCGGATCAAAGAGACAAGACTTCCGTTCAATGTTGGTATCAGCAATCTGGAGGACAGGCATGGTCGATTCTGAGGGAAGTCGCGCAGTAGAACTGGATATCGGGGGGAAGCTGCGTGTTTTCGATATCGATGATCCAAAACTGCCCGACTGGATCGATGAAGCTGCGCTGACATCCGGCAACTTCCCCTACAAGAAGAAGCTGAAAAGCGAAGATTACGACGATGAGTTGACGGCGTTGCAGATCGAGCTCGTGAAGGCGCAGATATCCATGCGGCAGACCGGGCAGAGGATCATGGCGCTCTTCGAAGGGCGCGATGCGGCCGGCAAAGGTGGCTCGATCTTTTCAATCCACAGTGCGCTCAACCCTCGCTATGCGCGTGTCGTTGCTCTGACCAAGCCTACGGAGACGGAGGCCGGTCAGTGGTATTTCCAGCGCTACGTCACGCATTTCCCGACAAAGGGGGAAATGGTTCTGTTCGACCGATCCTGGTATAACCGGGCTGGCGTCGAGCCGGTCATGGGTTTCTGCTCTCCGGAAGAGCACAAGCATTTTTTGAGAGTTGTTCCGAGTTTCGAGCAGCTGATCGTGGACGACAAGATCCACTTCTTCAAATTCTGGCTGAACATCGGACGGGAGATGCAGCTGAAGCGCTTCCACGACCGCAGACATGATCCGCTGAAAACTTGGAAGCTTTCGCCGATGGATATCGCGGCCCTGACCAAGTGGAAAGACTATACACAGATGCGCGATCTGATGATCGAGAAAACGCATACCAAATT
The window above is part of the Rhizobium rhizoryzae genome. Proteins encoded here:
- the ppk2 gene encoding polyphosphate kinase 2; this encodes MVDSEGSRAVELDIGGKLRVFDIDDPKLPDWIDEAALTSGNFPYKKKLKSEDYDDELTALQIELVKAQISMRQTGQRIMALFEGRDAAGKGGSIFSIHSALNPRYARVVALTKPTETEAGQWYFQRYVTHFPTKGEMVLFDRSWYNRAGVEPVMGFCSPEEHKHFLRVVPSFEQLIVDDKIHFFKFWLNIGREMQLKRFHDRRHDPLKTWKLSPMDIAALTKWKDYTQMRDLMIEKTHTKFAPWTVVRANDKRRARLNIIRHILLTIDYDGKDKKAIGEIDNKILSFGADDL
- the phoR gene encoding phosphate regulon sensor histidine kinase PhoR, translated to MVEMGSSGEAQSWMEGIGKRLRQGWIVIAVATLLATVALLAHVPTGLVLASWILLFFAVLTLPGADSRPIELPTVALPATPAPPSPIELGSMFEAIDMPVILLGADGNILHINNAASKAFGDLARGQHLSARLRSPGILDMVRETMRTNLPNQIEHSERLPSERVYIARIAPIPAIEALPGRLYALSFRDVSDLRSLDRMRSDFVANASHELRTPLASLRGFIETLQGPAKGDAAAHERFLAIMLDQATRMSRLVDDLLSLSRLEVKSHIAPDKRLDLVPLVRHVCDTLAPLAEDLGVEMRLEIPDGAVEVTGDRDELVQVIENLVENACKYGQDGKIIDVYLRRDENERVEFGVIDRGPGIPAEHVPRLTERFYRVSVADSRSKKGTGLGLAIVKHILTRHRARLIVRSELGKGTEFTVRF